Below is a window of Rattus norvegicus strain BN/NHsdMcwi chromosome 5, GRCr8, whole genome shotgun sequence DNA.
TTGGGAGCCAGAAGGACATGTTCAAACCAAAGAAGTAGCATTTATGTGGCACAGTATCAGGCAGCGGCTGGCTGGGCTAAATTTTAGATTCTATCCTCTGAAGAGAAAACCAAGGTCACTTCCTGGGCCCCACACTACTCCAACCTGAGATGCACCTGAAGCACTACCTCTGTCCAGGTGTCAGCCTTACCTCTTGGAGGCCCAAGTTACAGTGCTGAGCTAGGCTCCGTCTGTCCCGCAAGCACTGACTAGGAGGAACCTCAAGTCCTTCCCAGTCAGCCTTGCATCCTTCACCTTAGATTCATTTCTTCACTCCATCTGAAGATGTCCCCCTGcacaccctcccttcccctgaggGTCAGCTACTACCTCTGGATCATcctgtcttttcttccctctctgtctgccCAGTAAAGGTTgtggaagggggggggggggaatcaatGACTTAGAGAATGCAGACGACCTTTACTGGGAACAGTGGCAAGGATCAGAAAAAGCTgaaatgggggaggaggggaggcacAGGGGCTCACAGAATCGAAACACTTTCCAGAATTTCAGCAACACAGTTCAACTCCGGTCCAGTGAAAGATGCTACAAGCTATCTCAGCCAGTTGGATGACTGGGTGGTACTGTCCAGCCCTTTGGCACAACTCACTATGTGGCTATGTAGCCATAGAACTGTTTCTGTACTCTCCATGACCCCCCTAGTTTAAGATCAGGTCTCTGACCCTTCAGCTCTTCTCTTCCTGTCGGGCATCTGTTCTCCAACGCAGACCTAGCTGATCCCCGAGCTGTGAAATGAGCAATACTACAAGAAAGGTAACACCAAAGGCAGTTCAGTAGTCCTCGGTCCAGCAGCCACTGTGAACGGCTCTGCTCCTTGTCCTGGAACACAATGTGCTCATCCCATGCCCCAAAAGAGCTGCTTAGTCCAAAAGATGGAGAAGATGAGAAGCAGGGTGACGCTGAGGATGACAGCCATCAGATAGGCAAAGATCCGGAAGTGAGGGTTTCGGACACACTCTCTGAGAGAGTAGTGACTGGGGATGGGCACCGGCCTGGTGTCAGGGGCTGTGTCCTGAGGAAGCCCAGtctggctccctggctcaggGCCGAGGTCCAGGGTGTAGACCCGAGGCTGACGCAGGAAGTAGCGGCTCTTGGGCTGGTCCTTGAGACAGAGCTGGTGGCCCTCGAGGATGACATGGTGGGGCTCTAGGCGGAGCAGGGTCAGCATGGCAGTGTCTGTAGGTAAGTCAGTGACTGGTTGCCCTGAAGCCAGCACGGTGGTCTGACGACAGAGTGGGCAGAGCAAGCGGCGCCTGGCCGGGCTCACCAGGCTGAGGTGGGCCAAGCACTCCACGCAGAAGGAGTGACAGCAGTCTAGCACTTTGGGGGTGTGGAACGTGTTGTTGAAAGGGTTCCAGCAGACAGGGCACTCGGCTTTGAGCTCCTGGACCTGTGGTTCACTCATCCTCTGATCACATTTAGGGAGCCAGAACCTCACGGGGATGCCCTGGAAGGGGAGAAAGATAAAATACACCGATGGGGCACTGTCCCTGTCTACAGCTCACGGCTCTGAGAGGACAAAAGCTATCCACCCACATTTCACAGGTGGAGGAATGTATGTCTGAAAGCATTTTGTCCGAGAGCACCCAGTCCTGGGGTCACAGACTCAAGTCTGACGCTACACAGCTGCCCATTGCCCAGTGAAGGATTGAGCAACCCTATGGGCCACACTTCCAGAGGCATCGGAAAGAactggctgtggagatggctaaGGGTGTAGCCTATGCTCCCTGCATTTGTTCTAGGCTGCCTTGGCTCTATGGAGCAAGAGAGGCACATTCAGTGAGTTTTGCTAAAGAAAAGGTGCTTCTTTCCTTGCAAACTCAATTCCCTGACTAGAGCAGAGACTGGCTCTGTCCCTCCTCTAGGGACAAATGCCAGACCCCTTTCTGCTCCTTCCTTTGGGCCAGCAGCCAGCTCTTCACACTTTCACAACTGACTAGTCCTGGTCCTAGTGAACAGTTCCTGAGAAGACTCCCCTACTCCGCCCCCAGATCGGCTGTGTGTCTCTTGTCcggtctctccctctcctggctcctcccactttctcccagcacccacctgggtTTTGTGAATCGTAGGAGGGGAATCGGAGCGACCACTCTGAAGGGTCCGAGTTTCCCCGGCTCTCCCTCTCCTGTTCTGCTTTGGGAAACTGCCGCCTTGCCACCAACCCCAGGGCCGTTTCCATGACAGCATGCTCACAGCACCTGGAGCTGCCAGGTAGCCTTGGCTGCAGCCTTAGCACGCTTGCCTGGAATCAAGGCCAGAGTGGTGCCTGGGAGACCCAAATGACACACAGAGAAGCAttcgtgaacacacacacacacaaagggtgtGACTAGCAGTTGAATGTAGAGCAGACACAGGTCCAAAGGTGGCCCCTTTCATACCTGAAATCATCAGCCTGGGAAGGGAAGGGTGACAGTTTCCTCTTCCTAGATCACCATGAGGGCAGGTCTTCTGGGTTTCCTCTCTCTTGGGCCCTCGTTTTTTTTCTAAAAGGCTGGCATCTTCTCCTTGCACACAGGAGTTGCCTGCCATATCTTCCACTCGCTGCATACACCTAAAAGATCTGACTATCAAACTCCCCAAAGCCTCTTCATcacctcatcttttttttttacttttttttttttacaaattttctttctttttttttttaacatttatttatttattatgtatacatcatacagctttctgcctgcatgtattcctgcaggccagaagagggcaccagatcccattatggatggttgtgagccattgatgtggtttctgggaattgaactcaggacctctggaagagcagacagtgctcttaaactctgagccatctctccagcccatcgcCTCATCTTTTAACCTGGTAGCTGCAGCCAAAATAGGCAACCCTTTAGGGCAGGGACAGTCAACAGTCCCAAAAAGGGACATTCAGACAGTCTGGAAGAGAAGCATCCTTGCCCTGCTTCCTCATTTCAAGCGGAAGCACTTGATTTTTAATCTCTTGCCTATGTTGGTCATATAAATGATTTGAGGAGCTGAGCTGCTGTCCGAGggagtgggggcaggggtggggtatTTAAGAAAACTACTTCTCTATCGAAACCACTCACTCTCCATGGAAATGAGAAGTGACCCTAGCTAGTTACGATGGCACTGGGACATGATTTTGAAATTCTATTCTACCACTCACAGCCACAAACACAGAAGCTGTGTCCATTCAGTCTATCTGCAGGATATGTGGAAAAAGCCGAATAGGAAATGTTCCTGTTTCCTCTGAGATTCCTCGGGTTGGTGAAGACTCCAGGTGGGAATGCAGGGGCTGTGTAGGGAGAATTTGGGGCAGCCCGACTTCCTTAGAGAACTGACGTGATGCTCTATTCCCTGACCAAATGGATGCCTGAAGCAAAACCTGTGTCCACTTTGACCCGAGGCCTCCTGGCTTTATCTAGAtctaagtctctgctccaaagacAAAGCTCCGAAAATGCTTCATCTTTAAGGAGATGACATTTAGGGAGAGATGGTACAGCCATGACCAAAGCAGGGAGAGCCACTAGGATCTGTGTGGATGCCCCATGCAACGAGCTATTCACCTACCCAATAACTAACTGAATGCTTCCCCATGCCAGCCGCTATACCAGGTACATATATCCTATACTGAGCTATATAAAGGGGAATGAAACTgaccttctcttttctctcatgACGTCCATAGGCTGTGGAGGCAAAAACAATATCTCATGAAataatgagaaacagaaataataCAGATCTCACTCTAATGTATATCATACGTCTATATCTTCcattataatatatcatatatattgtaTGCCTTTATATTAgttaaagcatgtgccaccactcccaCTGAAATGCATGACTTTAATGAATGCCATAAAGAACGAAGAAGAAAATGGACTTGGAATGGAAGCTTTCTCCAAAGAGGTGACACGATTGCTAACTCAGGGTTGAAAGAAaagaaccagccagccagagcggAGGAAGAGCATGTCAGGTCCCGGGGACAGCACATCTCCAAGCTCAGAGTTCTCAGGTAGGTTCTGCCAGTGTGAGGAAGTGAAGGGGCAGATGGCTGGGATAAGCAAGAGTCCCAAGTGCCCACGGCAAAGGCAGGAGGCAAAGTCtattaatcccagaactcatttGAGCTTTATTGATGGGGTATAACTAATCCTTAACTTATTTTCACTTGTTTGGAGGCTTTtttatttgagatagggtcttttttttaaatttttttttattaacttgagtatttcttatatacatttcgagtgttattccctttcccggtatccgggcaaacatccccctctcccctccccttccttatgggtgttcccctctcaaccctccccccattgccgccctccccccaacagtctagttcactgggggttcagtcttagcaggacccagggcttccccttccactggtgctcttactaggatattcattgctacctatgaggtcagagtccagggtcagtccatgtatagtctttagttagtggcttagtccctggaagctctggttgcttggcattgttgtacatatggggtctcgagccccttcaagctcttccagttctttctctgattccttcaacgggggttctattctcagttcagtggtatgctgctggtattcgcctctgtatttgctgtattctggctgtgtctctcaggagcgatctacatccggctcctgtcggtctgtacttctttgcttcatccatcttgtctaattgggtggctgtatatgtatgggccacatgtggggcaggctctgaatgggtgttccttcagtctctgttttaatctttgcctctctcttccctgccaagggtattcttgttccccttttaaagaaggagtgaagcattcacgttttgatcatccatcttgagtttcatttgttctaggcatctagggtaattcaagcatttgggctaatagccacttatcaatgagtgcataccatgtatgtctttctgtgattgggttagctcactcaggatgatgttttccagttccaaccatttgcctacgaatttcataaagccgttgtttttgatagctgagtaatattccattgtgtagatgtaccacattttctgtatccattcctctgttgaagggcatctgggttctttccagcttctggctattataaataaggctgcaatgaacatagtggagcacgtgtcttttttatatgttggggcatcttttgggtatatgcccaagagaggtatagctggatcctcaggcagttcaatgtccaattttctgaggatcctccagactgattttcagaatggttgtaccagtttgcaaccccaccaacaatggaggagtgttcctctttctccgcatcctcgccagcatgagATAGGGTCTTATGCTACCCCTCAGGCTGCCTTGAACCTGATAGTTGTCCAGTCTGGGCTTGcactcctggtcctctgggctcTGAGTCCCTAGTGCTGAGCTCACAGGTGTGAGCCAACATGGGGTTCTTATATCCATTTTatgtttagtttaattttttgGTATTGCCTATATGTCAGTTCACCAAGTATATGTTTGATGCTGGTGGAAGCCAGCAGAGGTTATGAGTCCTGAgattggagttacaaatggttaagAGAtgttgtgtgggtgctaggaactgagtcTGGATCCCGTAGAAGAGCAGCAggtactcctaactgctgagccatctctccagtaccctATTTAAAATGGCATTCCATCTACAGTCCAGAGGATGCACTGGAAGGGCTGACAGTGGAAATGAAGGTCAGTTATAGCTACAGCAGTTATATAAATtgtataggggctggagagatggctcagaggttaagagcactgactgctcttccaaaggtcctgagttaaattcccaacaaccacatggtggctcacaaccacctaacaatcaggtctggtgccctcttctggcctgtagttgtatacatgcaggcagaaagctgtatgatgtatacataataaataaataaatttaaaaaagaaaaaggagttgtaaattttaaattaaaaaaagtgtataaaggtgggctggagagatggctcagtgtgttaAGAGcagtgtctgctcttccagaggtcctgagttcaattcccaacaactacatggtggctcacaaccatctgtaatgggatctggtgccctcttctgacctgctggTGTACATGCCGGCAGAACGCtgtatagataataaataaataaataaataaataaataaataaataaataaatctctttttaaaaaaagtatataaagaTGATGTCTGATGTAGGTCATATGAGAGTGTTGCGGAAAGATTATGATACACAGTGAAAAAATGTCCAGCATCCTTAGCCTCAGGGGAATGTAAATTAACACTATGTTGAGATTGCGCCTTGCCTACTCTGAACAgctatcaataaaacaaagaagaacGAACAGTGACAAGGTGTCCATTCAGGTGCTCCGTGAGaaacttgccaccaagcctgatggcctgagttccaGTTCCTGGACCCatatagaaggaaagaaccaacttctataaattgttctctgacctctgacctctgacctccatgtgtgcacaGTGGGGCAAGCTCCCCCAAAATAaatgactgtaaaaaaaaataaatgaaaaggaaaataagcATCGGTAAGGATAGGGAGAAAACTTTGTACTCTGCAGGTGGGAGTGTAAACTGGGGGAGCCATTGTGAAAATCGCTATCCTGGACCAACTGGAACTACTCTCTGACCCATCCGTACTCCTGGGTGTAAACCCACAGGGGTCTCGATCAGCAGCAGCCCAGATACTCACACCACAGAGACATCTGTTCATTGCTGTACTATGCAGATCAACCAAGCGATGCGGAACCAGCCTAGATGCCCATCATCAGATCAGTGGATTTGTAGAATGAGTGCTAGGTGTACACGATGGAGTTTAAATTATACCATTTCATCCatggaaaaatggatggaactggaagttgccatgttaagcaaaataagccagattCAGAATCTAGATTTAAATGTACCTGTGTATACGGAGGATGAGAGGTAACTAGAGAGGatcactggaggagaaggaaatgtCACATGCTTCTCATCTGTGGAATGAGacgcatatacacatgtgcatataggAAGGGGACCCACAACAGAGatgcagggaggggaggagggcagtgagGTGATGAGTCAGCAAAGTCCAATGCTATGCATATGTGAGCATGGCATGGTGAAGCGTGTGCTTCATAAACTAACTGTAAATCTTTAacttaaacagaaagaaagagatggtggGAGCCgcatgaaaaacaccttcagagACGGACATGCACATACAGCTCTCTAGAAGGTGGTTTGTATTATTATAGACGATGGGTGTAAGACAGAGACATTCTGCAATCTTCAAAATGGTGTGATAGAACATTTCTTATTATGGAGTGTGTCTACAATATAATGTTAATTCGGAATTAAAGAATCAGTGTCAAGACAATCACAACAAGATCTACTTTGAAAAACACATTGCACTATGGATAAATATCTCCCTTAAGATAAACAACCaaatgttttctgttgtttctttgctgcttgcttgcttgaggTAGGATCTCACTAAGTAGCCCCGACTAGTCTGAAACTCTacgtagaccaggttgacctcaaactcacagcgatCTGCcatcctctgctttccaagttctaggcttaaaggtgtgtgctagcaCTAAATGTCAGTAGTGGTTATCAATGTGTGCAAAACCGTCATTTTAGATTATTGCTAGAGCTTTTGCTTTTAATTCTGTTACTTGAAAATGTTAACTGTGGGCCTTgaaaggtggctcagcggttaagagcactggctgcccttccagaggacctgggtacaATTCACACTGCAGCgcacatctgtctgtaactccagctccaaggtgttcaacatcctcacacagataagtgtgcaggcaaagcaccaatgcacaaataaaataaatcttttttttttaaagaaaatgttaacttTATTCTGGTAAACTTGTCTTGCTTTCCCTAAAGATCTCCCTCCATCACCCTAGATTAGGCTTACATTCTCTGACGTTCCATGACCTTAGCTCTAAATGGatgcccaatttaaaaaaaaaaaaaaaaagatggcaacTGTTGCTGGGGTTCTTATCTGAGGTCTTTCTCTCAGGCACCCACTGCACAGTTCAGTGTCTCTAGGAGACACCACTGATTTATGGGCCCCAGCTTCCTGCAGAACCGCTCAGCAacagtaaattcttttttttttttttttttggttcttttttttggagctggggaccgaacccagggccttgtgcttcctaggcaagcgctctaccactgagctaaatccccaatcccagcaACAGTAAATTCTAAACACCACCCTGCAGTCTTCATGAACAGAAACTTCTCTGCAGCCTCCGCCCACCCCTGTGTTTTCAAGCTCCTGACAGCAGGCACGGAGAACTGGTATTCTGATGGCACTTGATGGCTTTCCAAGGGGGCTGGTTCTTGCTAGAAGCTGTGTGTGGTAACACATTTAGAGAAGTCATTGTCTTTTACAAACTGTTTCCATTTTCCAGAGACCATTTGATTGGCTAAACCCAGAAACAAGAATAGACTAGGGAGTAAAAAAGTCTCACCAATTTGAAACAAGACTCTTGCTGATCTGAATCAATGGCTTCTCTGAACTCCactttcttctgttgaggaagCCCAGGACCCCTTCCTACTGTTTCTGTGGGGAAAGAATTGCTCTGAGTGTGCTACCCAGGGCGGTCAGTACAGAAGTTAGCATGATTCTGTAAATGCCCATATGGTAGGTGGGGAAACCAGGGCTCAGGATGTAAGGTAGCTTGACCACTAGCTGCTGAGCCAGAGTGGCCAAGCTTGAAAACTGACCCAAGAGCCTGCCCTCCTATGTCAGAGTTCACACCAAAAAGCAGCACCTGCTGCACCCTCACCCACTCCTTACCAGCTTCGGCCAGTCTCCTCCTCAGCCCAGCCTTCAGGCAGGTGCTTTGGCTTCCTCACTGGCTTCCAGGTCGCTGGGGGCCAGCCTTGTTGGCATGGGTCATCCAGCTCTTGATCCACTCTCTGGCTggctttcctcttccctcctcagaTGACTTTGGACCTCTGCATTTACAGGAGACTGGACATTTGCTTTTGTGAGTCACCCTTGCTTtctctgagctggcaggaggAAGTTCACTCATCCTTGCAAGCGTCTTTTTCAGAAAGGGAGGAGCTCAAGTCTTTTTACCCTGGGCTGACCTGTCTGGACTCACACTCAGCCTGGCTTTGATGGGAAGGTAGGAGATCCCTGAAGCCAGATACATGACTGCTCTGAGCCCTTGCAATGAAGTCACACCAAAGCTCTTGCAAAATACACATAACCCAGCAccccagaaagagagagagagagagagagagagagagagagagagagagagagaaacacgaGAGAACTGTAAGTATGAGCAGGAAGTGCCTGAATTCTTCAACAAGCCAGCCGCCAACCCATTAGGAATCCAGGGTCAGTGGCTTCTGAATAAATACAGGCAATGAGCACAGGACATCACTTCTCCAAGCCTTGGGTTCCTCACTTGCAGCTCAGGGGATGGGGGGTCCACCTTCCTTGTAGGGTGCAACTAGGGAgctggttcagtgggtaagagtatTCGTtatgcaagcacaaggacctgaattcaaatcccaaaCATTCATGAAAAAACCTGCACATGCCTGTAGCTCCAGCGTTGGAGAGGGTGAGGAGTGGACGCTGACAGGACCTGGGAGCCTGCCAGCCATGCTAGCCAAACAGCAAGCTTCTGGTTTGACAAAAGATTCTGCCTCAAAGAAATACAGCAGAAACATCTGATAGTCTCCTCGGCTgctatatgtgtacacacacacacacacacacacacacacacacacacacacacacacacacctactcagGCTGcagattaaatgagataatatcTAGAAATGTTAACATACAGTAAAtggcacacagaaacacagtagGTGTGAGTTAGAACTATATTATTATTACCACTATAACATGACCAGGCAAATAACGGAAAATGAAAATGATGCACACACAGAAGTTCAAGGGAAGACTGGAAGTGTCTCTGTAATCTGTCCTATGGCCTAACTATCTTCCAAAAATATAGCTCACATGGCCATCTTTTtgctcacatttaaaatttttaagttaaatttatttttaactcgtgtcattttttttgttatagTCCCCATattcttttaatgttctttcaaTGGCTTTTGAATAAgtagaaataaatgtatatagacacacatgtatgtatatacacacatacatatatccatacatgtactcacatatgtaGCTATATGTATAGCTGTATATAATGGAGGAAAAATCAGAGATTTGAACAGGGGCATTCATGTGCTTTAGTATATGGAAAGCATGACTGTGCAGTAAAAATTTCCTTTTCCCAACAGCTTCGTTGtactcaaaattaaaatattatgccATATATTTTTAGTGTATCTTTCCAAAGATGTCTTGTGTGTGCACAAGTACAATGGCTGGGTTCCTTGTTTCTTCTCATCCTTTTATCCAAATGTGCAAATTCTACACACTGTTCTGAATCTTCCTGCAAATGCCCACACTTACTGAGCTTCACCAGAccgattgtttttattttcataatggcTGCAACatcaattaattaactaattaatctACCAAGAGCCTCATCCtttgtttcattgttgttttatGTTTGAGACAGTATGTCCTGGCAACCTAGGCTGGTGTGAAACTCACTATTGACGCCAAGGCTAGCCCCCATCTGGTAACCCTCCCAACTCCTCTTCCTAAGTGCTGGCTGGAACTGCAGGCATGGCTGGCAGAAACTTTTAAtcttaaatatgtaaatactCAATGGAAAAATACATGCAAAGGAAATTATAGATCTTAGGTTAGCCTAGAGTTGTATAAAATGAAACTGTGGATTTTGGGATATTTTAGCCCTCTTAAAGACTTTAAGCATTagtgctggagggatggctcggtgtttaagagcattggttgcttgttccagaggacccaggtttgataaCCAgtaccccatggtggctcacaactgcttctaGCTCCAGTCTCAGGAAATCCAActatgtcttctggcctctggagaCTTGcgcatggtgcacagacatgcatgcaagcaaaacacccataaatataaaaataaataatttttaaaggcttTAAGTTAATGAAGATAGTGAAGGTAAGAAATTAGTCAGGACATTGCAAGAAGCGAAGTAAGCATAAAACATGCCCA
It encodes the following:
- the Rnf183 gene encoding E3 ubiquitin-protein ligase RNF183 isoform X1 — translated: MLSWKRPWGWWQGGSFPKQNRRGRAGETRTLQSGRSDSPPTIHKTQGIPVRFWLPKCDQRMSEPQVQELKAECPVCWNPFNNTFHTPKVLDCCHSFCVECLAHLSLVSPARRRLLCPLCRQTTVLASGQPVTDLPTDTAMLTLLRLEPHHVILEGHQLCLKDQPKSRYFLRQPRVYTLDLGPEPGSQTGLPQDTAPDTRPVPIPSHYSLRECVRNPHFRIFAYLMAVILSVTLLLIFSIFWTKQLFWGMG
- the Rnf183 gene encoding E3 ubiquitin-protein ligase RNF183 isoform X2, producing MSEPQVQELKAECPVCWNPFNNTFHTPKVLDCCHSFCVECLAHLSLVSPARRRLLCPLCRQTTVLASGQPVTDLPTDTAMLTLLRLEPHHVILEGHQLCLKDQPKSRYFLRQPRVYTLDLGPEPGSQTGLPQDTAPDTRPVPIPSHYSLRECVRNPHFRIFAYLMAVILSVTLLLIFSIFWTKQLFWGMG